The Saprospiraceae bacterium region AATTGTTGTCGTTGTTAGGTACAAGATTGGCAACATTCCGGTGAATAAAAACGTCTCCTGGCGAAGCCCCCATCAATTCTTCAGCGGTTACGCGGCTGTCGCTACAACCGATGAATAAATAATCAGGATTCTGGCCCGAAGCAAGTTTTTCAAAATATTCGCTGTCCGCTCCAAGTTTATCAGCGATCCAATTCTGATTGTTTTTAAAAATTTGTTCGTACTTCATATTACTTGCAAAGGTAAAGCTCCGTAAATATAAAGTAGAATTGCCTCAGATTTTGCTTAAAAATAAAAAAACCAGTCCGGATTACCTGACTGGTTTTTATAATCGAAAGGATGTATTTTAATTTTGTTTTTCCATAGTTTTATTCACAGAATGCTTTTTAACAGTAGGCTTACGAGGTATAAATTCGATTAATGCATCGTCATCAATCTTTTCATACTTAACCGTAATTTTTGTTGCTCCCGGTCTGCAAATATCGACCTTTTTCACATCAGTGAGCTCTTTGCCTTGAGCGCATACCTGAATCATATCAGGAGATTTTTTAGCGTCAGCAGGAACAGAAACAGCATATTTCACACAACCTTTTCTTACGATCAGATCAACACAATCTGTTTCTTTTGTCACTTCTCCTCTCTTGCCACTAGGAGTCACTTTTGAATAATCTGCATCAGCAACCGGGGCTGTTGATTTTGTTGGAGCATTCTGGGCCGCCAAATTGCTGGAAATAGTCAATACAAACAGAAATGCAAAAAAACTTAAACTTTTACTTAAAATAGTTTTCATAAAATAATTTTTTTTTAAATGATTGAAATAAAATTTATCGTTTAGTTATATAAATGTATAAAAAATACGTGTTGGTTATCAGTTCAGAACCTAATTAAATTAAAAATACATCATTTTTTTTGTTCTGAACTGAAATATTTGGCCATAAGTGAATTCCACTTAGTAGAATCTGCTTTTAATGGTTCCAGGCTTTGATCTTCCGAAAGATGTTTGTAATCATTCCACCCGTTCTGTATGGCTGCTTCCAGATATCTGAATGCCAGGTCAGATTGGTTTTCACCTGCGTAAAAACAGGCTAGATTGTAATTAAAATAAGGTCCATAAGGATCAAGTTCGTAAGCCCTTTTAAATGCCTCTTCGGCAGCTTTTTTATCCTGCTGCAGATAATGGACAAACCCAAGATTGGAATGGGCCATTGGATATTCAGCATCCATCGCAATGGCTTTCAGATAATGAGTCTTCGCAAGTTCTAACTGATTTGAATATAAATAAACATTACCTAATAAATTGTGTGCTGACATATGATTTGAATCCATAGCAATGGTCTGCATTAAATAATATTCTGCTTTTTTGAAATCACCCAAGACATCGTAAAAAATCGCATTGGAATACGTGGCAACCATCGTTGTTGAATCTATGGCATTGATTTTATCGAGATAATACTTCGCTTTTTCTTTATTTCTAAATTTATCTGCAAACATAAACACGAGGTTTGCATAGGGAAGCTGCCAGGACGGGTTCAGGGCTATGGCCTTTTCCGTAAAATATTCAGCAGAATCCATTTGCATGAGATTAAACCCGTAGGCAAAATTCATCGCCCAATAGATGTGCGGCATATCGGACTGATATTTCAAAGATTCATACAATTTGTCCAGAGCTTTCCTGCCAATTTCTTCGTTTTTGTTTTTATTTTCAAGGTGTAACAAATAGGCTTCAAAAAAGTACTTCCTGGCCTTCAGGATCGGATACATGTAATGATTCTGGCCAAGCAATTCCCAAGCGCGTTCGAGATAAGAAGGATACACTGAGTATTTTTCAATAGCTGTTCTTTTGGACAAACTGAGTTCTACCAATTCAGACCGCAGGAATCTGTTTAAAACCTGTTGGGCATCATCTTGTAATGCGGCGGCATAATTTCTTTTCATTGAATTCAACAAACTTCCAAGGGTGGTGTCTTTTTCCAGGATTTTGTAATAATAGTCTGCACAATCAGATGCCGGTGCAAAAAAAGATTTTTGTGTAAGACATTCCTTAAATCTGTAGTACTTCAATTTTACAAGCGAATCCACCTTGGAAAGGATTTCGTCTTCCAGTCCTCTGCTTTCAGTTTTTACAAATGCTACAATTTGACCTTCTTTGCTTTTTTTCAATTGAGCCAAAACGCTTTTGTCAACGATACCTATTTGTTCGGTTTTATTTCCGATAATGACAGGTATCTGACTTTGCGGAGCTACTTCCTCAATCACATGATCTTCCAGGTAACGGTTTATTTCGTGCAAAGAAATGATGGCATCTGAATTTTTATCGGCAAGTCCCATCAATCCATCCACCAGATGATAACTAAATACCCCACGGCCCCCACCCCATTGCTCTCCCTCCAGGGAAAATTCATTTGGCTGACAGGATAGTATTTTTATTTCGTTTGAATATTGTCTGGCCAGATTAGCTGCAGTAGCCTGAGTACCTCCTATTTGATTGCCTGATAATTTACCGGAGTGACATGCATCAGCCACCATCACTACTTTGGATTTGTTTTGAGTGGATAGCGTGTTGATGATTTCTTCAAGATAGGCTAAGCCAAAAGCGCCTCCAGACATATATACCCGGCCGGGAGCATCCCAACACAAGAGAAAACCTGGTTGTGAAACCGTTTTGCGTTCGACATCGCCGTGCCCTGAAAAATATATAATTGCACGGTCACCTTCTTTGCATACTTCCAGCAACCAATCCAACGCAGAAGCAAACTGACCCAAAGTAGCGTTTGAGTTCAACAGGATTTTCAGGTGATCTTCATCAAGGCCGCCACCTGCCGGGGTCTTTAAGTATGCTGCAAAAGCATTTGCGTCTTTGTCGGCATATTTTAAATCGGGGATGGAAGGGTCCTGATAATCGGAAATCCCAACAACAATTGCATAAGTTTTATTAGTGGCTTGTGCCCCACTTGAAGGAATAGCCCCAACACCTTTTGTTTGTGAAAACGAAAGATTGATCCCCGATATGAATAAAACTAAAATAATAAATTTCCCCACTAAAATCTATTGATTTTTGAAAACTTGAAACTTTGTCTTATTTGCTAAGGCCTCAGGCTAAGGGTAAAAAGGTTTTAAGATATAAAGGCCAGATGCAATTTTTTATGCAATCCACTATTTACGTTTCATTCCCTTAATCTGCATTCTTCCTCTCAAAACCATCCATGAACCGATTTATATCTTCTACGATCCATCATCCACCGATCTTCAACTATTCTCTGGAAAGAATGAGCCTTTTGCATTGAAACGTTTAATCTCCGCAATCGTTATTGCAATTCTGGTTTTTGGACCATCTGTTGGATGGTATACCAGATTATCTCAATTTAGACTCAAATTTAACTTTAAAATTGAATTTATTGTTGTATTTGTATCGAAATATTCCAACTTCACTCCTGTTACATAAATTCAGAATAGAAAAAATTCTAATTTGAACTTATAAAAACGATCAACATCCTTTATAAAATTCCCTAAAGGGTATTTAAAATCAGATTTCTCTTAGCAATCAAATTTTAGAACATTTCGTATGGAATAATCTTGAATATTGAAGTAAAAGCCAAAAGAAATATTATTAAAAAATTAATTTTTCAAAACGTATTATTTTTACTTAAGGCAAGATCCTAAAATCAATACTGAGACTCTAATTGCAGCTTGAGTAAGGATTCATAATAAGACTGAACATAATCAGTTAATTGCACATTCTCTGGATTTTTAGAGCATTTTTGCCAACCATAAAACATGGCATAATTCACAAAACCCAATTCTTCCAGAGATTTCATGATGAAAACGGTACGAGGTAAATCTTGCAATTCCGTTTGAGAATGGATAATTTGTTGTTCCAATTCATCGATCAGAACCTGATATGCCCCAGGTTCTGACAATCTAAAAGTCGATGCATTAACATCGGCAGTAGTACCGGCCACTCTGACTGTCCAATAATATTCGTTTCCAGGCTGCAATCTTTCAAGGTAATTATCCAAAGAATATTCTTTATTCCTGGTACTGGTGGAATAGATTTTAGATCTGGTATCAAGAGCGTATAGATCAAATTCATAAGTACAAGTATCACAAAAATGTGTCCATTTGAAAGGAAGAGCAGATGTTTCAGATGGCACAACACCTGAAAAAGGAAAATTCAGAATGGCTAATGTTGCATCTCCTCTGGAAATGGCATGAACAGTATTTTTATAACTATCTTTGGATTCAGAAGAATGCTTGGCTTCTAGAAAAGACTTAATAAATCCTCCCAATTTATTTAAAAAAGAACTTTCAGATGTTCTTAAAAAATTCAAAGCACCAATATTGTATATACCTGCTTGAGTGACCTCGCATTGTTCGCCGGATTGCTTGATGAATCGCACTTTGGAATTTTTGCTCAGTATTAATTTTTGGTTGGAAGAAACAGGACCAAAACTCAATGCCCTGGAATGTGATTCGTTTTCACCCTGATTGCAGATGCGTACCTGCCCTTCTATGTGAACAGCCATGATATCCTGACCACAGCACATCGCTGTAAAACACATGAAAATACCGACAATCCAGAATAAGCGCATATAAGATCTGTTTATTTAGAGTCCTTATTTAGTTATTTGGTTATCAGGGTAGCTCAAAGTTATGATAAAAAGTGCGGATTAGCTAATTCTACTCAGCTTTTTGAAATGAGCCGGTTTCGACGAGTCCAAAGCCCAATTTCATCGAGAAAAACCTGGACTTTAGCTTTGAGCTTTAACTCATAGATCTCGTAAAATTCAAACGAAAGAATGACGCAAGTGGCTAGGAAAGTAAATCCAAGTTTTATGTTAAGATTAATCAAAAGGAAAATACAAGTGGCAAGAATGATAAAAAATTCAATAACCTGAAGAAAACGAATATAGGGCAAAGACCGGAAAAAATTAAAATGATGCAGGGTTTTAAAAAGAAAAAAATTAAATAGAAATAACATTATCGCCAGATAATAAATCGTTGACTCCGGAATATCCCTGATGTAATCGCCATCCAGAATCATAGAAATAATATTGGCATGCACAATAACTCCATACATGTCCGGATGGGATCTTCCTGTATACTGTTCGTTCAGAGGAGTGTAATGCCTGTCTTTCATAGAATAAGCATTTTCATCCTCGCCACAAAATCCAATCAAGACTATTTTATTTGCGAGCTGTTCCTTTTCATACTGAGCTGTATCGGATAAAAACTGGTCCATTTCTATCAGATCGTAATGAATTACCTGAGAAGAATTGATGGGATATTGCATGTTGACCGCTCCAGGCTGAACCCTTTTGAAATTGATCCATTCCAATTGGCTTTTTCTGGCTCTGATTTGACTCGTTAATTCCGGATTAAACAGATCGGCCAGTTCAACTGCAAATGCATTTCTATCAACGCCCTCCACCTTGTGAAAAGGTTCAAATGCACGCACCGAAAATCCATCGTTTGTTGCAATGTTTACATAGCCCACCCGGTTGCCTTGATCAAAGAATGGATGAGGGTAAAATCCAATTTTCGAATCTTCGTGATATCTACCCTCATTAAATGTAAAACCCAATACCGTCTGTTTCGCGCCCATCAAAGACTTTTGCAACAAACTATCTTCCGGCAATTGGTAAAAGCTATCCAGCAGAATATCAAGCCCTATGGCTTTTGCATCTACCCTGTTCAAATAATCAAGGGTATGTGCAATTTTTTTCCGATCTGTTTTCCCGGAATTCAGGACGAGAATTCTTCCATCGTAAAATGACGGATCTGTATGATTTCTAAATTTCGAAAAAGCAATATCCATGAGGTCGTGCCCTTTAATTGCTTCGCTGAAGGGATCAATAAAGAGCTGATTTACCGGCAGATGGTGAATGATATAGAGCACCAATAAACTACCCAGTGAATAGACGCACCCATGTAAAAATGTCTGTACCTTCAAAACTTGGACTTAGTTGTATGTTTTTATTTCAACCCCCAGCCATGGTTTCCTGGCTTTACTTTGCAAATATAAGTAACCAGAAGCTTCACATTCTACAAAAATACCCCGATAAGTATCCATCCATTTAAGTTGACTCGATGACTGGTAACTATTATGGCGATATATGGGATGATCGGAGTCTATTGAATTCCAACGAACCGATAAAAAAATCTCGCCACCACTAGAAAAGTCAGAGAATACTTTCAGACTTTTATCATGATAAATATTTAAAGTAATTTTATCACTCCCAAAATCCAACTGTAGCGTATCGGAGTTTACGACAACAGATTTACCGCCGGGGGCCGGTTCCCTGGAAATTTTCCATCCTTCACAAATGACAGAAGACTCCGGGACCATTTTCAGAGCACTGCGATCTCCTTTTACAATTTTCAAATTGTGTTTTGCAAACATCGAAAGTTTTTCATTTTTGGATTTTAAAACTTCCTGAAAAAATAATTCTGCTTTAACATCAGACAACAGTCCGTTTGCGATTCCCAGCAATAATGCCATGGAAGGATTTTTTTGAAATTCGTTTTTTGATTTGATTAAAGCATTCATGTAAGTTAAGGCCTGCGGAGCTTCGCCGGATAACAACATGCAGCTGATAAAATTGAAATAGGCCAAACTGTAATCGCTATTCAGGGTAATGGCCATCGTAAAATTTGTTTTGGCCATATTCAAATTATTCCTTCTCGCCAATCTCATTTCCTGAGTTAAAGGTCCTCTGGCTTTTTTAAACTTTTTCAATCCGGTATTAAAATCAGGTTCCAGTAAATAAGCAAAGTAGTCTGAGTCCTCATCAAATATTTCCAATGCTTTCAATGCGTATACCCATCCCAAATTGTTATAAATCTCAGCTCCTTTATACACATCCAGAATTCTCTCGTAACATGCGGCTGCCAAATCATAATATCCCTTAAGTGTAAGCACGTTTGCAACTTCAAAAAGCTGAAGAAACCCCAGCATTTTATGAACTAAAAATTTACTGCTATTGATGCGTTCAGATTTTGAGGGATACTTCTCGTTTTCGGTTTCTGAAATTTGGTAAGATCCATAAATCTGTTTTAATAAGTGGCCCAGGATCTTCTCGGGATTATATCCTGCCAGAAAACTCAGAAATAATCCGTTGATGTCAGAAGTTAATTCATTCCCAAGTTTGGTCGTTTCAGATTTATGTGATTGAACGAAATAAGAAGGCAGCTGGGTGGTATCCCGGTCAAACATAGCATGGCTCAGTTCATGCGCAAGCACAAATGATAGTGCATCTGATGAATCTTCCTTGAACGATCTGCAAATATTCAAGATCTCTTTTTCAATCTGAATTTCATGTTTGAGCGGTACGTATCTGGCAGCAAACACCTTTCCGGCTACAACTGCAATTCCGGGTTTAGGAATGCGCTTATTGGACAATGTCCCGTATAATTTATCCAAAACACTTTGGGACCAGGCATGTGGTTGGTTCTGTGCATTCAACCCTCCAGCTTCCCATGGCCACTGAAATATAGCCAAACATATAAAAACTCTGAAAATCGATTTCAGGTTCATGGGTATTTATTTCATTTTATCAACCAGCACTTGTGCTTGCTGTGAAAAAGTAGATTCTTTGTCTTCGCTAACCCTTTTTAGCAAGGATTTCCATTCTGAGGTTTCATTTGAGGTTTTCATCAAGGCCAGAGCAAGATACCAACAGGAGGCGCTTTGAAGCTGTTGATTTTTAATTTCGCAGAGCGGTCTCAAAAGTGGTATGGCTTTTTCAGTTTCAGAAAGTGCCAGGTAATTCAATGCCTGATAATAGCTGCAAAGATTGCCTATACCCTCTTCAAGGCTGCATCGACTGAAAAATTCAAGAGAAAGGCGATAGTTGCCATCCAAATAATTTTGTAAAGCCCATTGTATAGAATCCGCCGGCACACTGGAAGGGATGAATCCGGATGGATCGAGTTGTGAAATCACTAATTTGGTTGTCGATTCATCTGCATGGTAATATTCTGCAAACCACTGATCCCGTATATTTGAATTGCTGTTGAAAAACTTGATGAGAAATAAGGATGTTACAGTCAGGAATACGGTAGCCGCAATAGCATAGATTTTATTTGTTTTGATGAATTGTATGATGCCTGGTTTTGAAATTGGCACATGCTGCTTAAAAAAATTCTGGTTTTCCAGTTCTATATCCACTTTAGATATTAAATTTTTCAGTTGCATATCTCCCCAGTGTTCTATTCCATTCATAATATTGCGGTAATTTTGAAGTTCTTGTGCTAATGCGACATCCTTTTGAATTCTGTTTTCAAAATCAGATTTTTCCACTGCTTCCATTTCCCCATTCAGGTAACGGATAATTTCTTCCTGCAGATCAAAATTTTCTATAGACGGTTCCATTAAAAGGCGTTTTTAAGGTGGCGGTAATCAGGCGAATCCACGATGAGTTTTTTCAAACCCTGGAGGCATCTGTGTTTTTTTACTTTAATAAATTGTTCCGTATAACCCATTATGCTGGCCAATTCAGAATTTGATTTCTTTTGATAAAATCCCTGATAAATGATCTGTTGGCATTCTTTTGAAATTTCTGAAAGCTTACCCGAGATCAATTCAAACAAGGTATTTTTTTCTTCCGCTTGACTGGTTTCATCTTCCCTTTCATTGAAAATGACATCATCATATGAAACGGTGTGCTTTTCTTTGTGCACTTTTTTCAACCATAAATTTCTTGCCATTCCCATAAGATAATACTTTTCATTTTGTATGGTTTCAAGTGTGCCGCTTTGCAGTATTTTTAAAAAATTCAAAGCAATCTCCTGAAACAGATCCCTTGCATCCTCAGCTTGCCCACTGTTATTGCACACATATTGCAAGACATCCAAATAATACAGTTTGTACAATTCTTTAATCTTTGCTTCTATGACTTCGGGGCCTGTTATCATTTCGTTATATATTGCTTTTTGCACGCTGGTGAATTTTAATTTTTTAAAAAATGCTTATTTATTCATATATCAAAATGCAAAATATACCTTGTTTCTTGAAAATAATAAAATTATTCACCCATTCTGTAGGCCAGGCCAAAATAGATACCGGTATCAAATTTCTTTTCAACAGGCAGGATTCCATCACCAATTATTACTGAATCTCCAACTTTCAATCCATTGGTCAATCGTTCAACTTTTGAGAACATGAATCCACCACTCAGCATGATTGTCTGCTTTCTACCCAGATACAAACCGGGTCCGAAGAAGAATGCCAAGCCTTCAGTGCTCTCTGCGCTGGATAAAGGCAAGCCCATGCCAAAAGAAAGTGCAGGAGTCACCGCACCACCGGTAGTATAACTCAAATTGAAAAACGAACTCAACATCGGAGCATATCTGTCCTCATCTACCGCAGTGATCACATTGTCTTTTACAAAAAACCGCTGAGGTGTATTGCCATATCGGATTCCATTTACTCCAAATGAAGTACCCAGTTTGAATTCGCCATAGGTATCGACTTTTAATTTTATAGTTTTTACCGGTTTAAGTTCAGTCTCGTTCTCTACATTAAGGTCCGTACTGTCTTTTCTAAAAAGTTTTAAACTGTAAACCAGGTAACGACCTTCTGCAGTTGAGTTATGCGTATAAGCAAAATCATTATTCAGCAAGTCCATATACTTGACGAAATAAGTTTGAATATAAGGTGCATAATCATTGCTGGTTTGATTGCTTTCTCCGGCCAAATTTTCAGCTCCAAGACTGACTTCTAATCGCTGGACCAGGCTTTTTATCTGCGGTACATCGGTTTCATATTTTTGAAGAAGACCATATAAATCATCGATACCGTGATCGACCGATTTAAGTTTGGTTACAATTCTGCCAAGGTCTGAAATTTTTCCAACATAATTTTCCAGCCTTTTTCTGGCCAATTCGCGCAATGAAGGGATCTCTAACAAACGTTCGTTAAGTTGTTCGACATCTTTAACCTCAAATTTCTGCCCCTGCTCCAGAATAAATGCATCTTCAAAAACATCCATCACCAATTCTTTAACCAGTGAAGGTGCCAACGAGGGTGTTTTACACAATTCGTTGATATAGTTAATATTGCCTTTTAAAGTCCGGGCTGCTTTTTCCCTTTTGTTGATATCTGTGATGAGCGTATTCATCGCTTCTGTTTCCAGCGCCAATTCATCGAGTTTTTCTTTAAACTCAACGACATCCTCCATGTCTCCTCTCGCATTTCCATCCGGATTGGCACCGGATACCGCTCCAAGCATTTTTCCAAAAATCGGCACATTCATAAAAGGCAACCCACCGCCTGGAAAAAAACTGTTCAGCAATTGCGGCATGAATCCGCGGAAACTACCGTTGTCGCTTCCATATTCGGCAGGCATCAACGCGTGATTAGTTGCATCGAATAAGGCTGAATAAATGTAATTGTTGAATTCAACCAGGTGAAAATGGACTTGCCGGTCTTTTCTGATTTTTAGTTCTTTGACCTGTTTTCCATCCTTCATATACCACAGACTGTCGTTATGGACGTCGTAATAAATATGCAAGTCCTGTGCCTGCAAAAAGTTGCAACTTAAAAATGCAAGTGCAATAAAAATGTGCTTGAACATACTATTGATTTTCTGTAATGATAAATGTGTCTGAATAAATATTGATATCTCCGGAAGGAAGGCTTAGTGCTTTCCCTCCCCGGGTTTGATATATTTCTTCGTCTTTGGTTTCCATGAAAAGTTTTTCAAACGGGCTTGTTTGTTTGAATCCTCTGGTACCCAAAGTTGATCTTAAATCAATCGGCTTGGTCGAGGCAATCAATTTGAACATTTCCTGTCCATAGGGCGCCCCGATTTCAAAAGTCTGAGACATCAGGAGTTTCTGACCGGGCAGGATTCTCAATTCTTCTGGTTCAACAACATCGTTAGGGCCGGGAATCAATGGATTGATCAAATTGTCAGGTTGCAGATCAATCATATTAAAATAAGCAGGCTTGATTCCCTCGTTTTGAACCAAAATCCTGATCAGAGAACCCACTTTTAATTTCTTTGCCCCATCCTCACCAAAATTTAATGCAGGCAATTCATCAACGCTCATCCCTTCGCGAATACTATCTACAGGTACGATCTTAAAAGTAACTTTAATCTCAGCCGCTTCCATCTCCATTTTTTTCATAAACTGTCCCTGAAGATATTGTCTCAATTTCTTGACCAATTTATTTCTGAAGATCACCGGTGTTTTCAAATCAGATGCGATGATGACACTATCGATGGGATAGCCATCGCTGGTGATGATTCTGAGCATTGCGCCAGGTTTAGTCTCTGGATATTCGAACCAGATTTTTGCACCTTGCTGGTCGTGTTTGATGAACGGTTTATCAAGCAACCAGGATTTTAAATCCATTTCCAAATCCGATAAACCCATTTTGAATCCAATCGGAATAGTCAAATCGCCAAAACTTTGTTCGAGTACATAAACCCAAGCCAATTCTGATAAATTTTTTCCAAGGGCGCTGTCCAATGTAATTGTGGATTGCGTAGCAAAAGCTTTCGTCAGAGTTCCGGTAACCATTGGTGTTGCACTCAGGTAATCGCGGGTATCTGCAGGAAACAATCCTACGATTGCGCCTTTATTCAAACCATGAAGCTGTCCGCCGTTGATGGTAATTTCATGGTCAGAAAGCACTTTAAGCACTCTAAAATAGCTGGCTTTCCCCAACATTTTTCCGTTGAAAACGTCCATATCGAGTT contains the following coding sequences:
- a CDS encoding caspase family protein, with protein sequence MGKFIILVLFISGINLSFSQTKGVGAIPSSGAQATNKTYAIVVGISDYQDPSIPDLKYADKDANAFAAYLKTPAGGGLDEDHLKILLNSNATLGQFASALDWLLEVCKEGDRAIIYFSGHGDVERKTVSQPGFLLCWDAPGRVYMSGGAFGLAYLEEIINTLSTQNKSKVVMVADACHSGKLSGNQIGGTQATAANLARQYSNEIKILSCQPNEFSLEGEQWGGGRGVFSYHLVDGLMGLADKNSDAIISLHEINRYLEDHVIEEVAPQSQIPVIIGNKTEQIGIVDKSVLAQLKKSKEGQIVAFVKTESRGLEDEILSKVDSLVKLKYYRFKECLTQKSFFAPASDCADYYYKILEKDTTLGSLLNSMKRNYAAALQDDAQQVLNRFLRSELVELSLSKRTAIEKYSVYPSYLERAWELLGQNHYMYPILKARKYFFEAYLLHLENKNKNEEIGRKALDKLYESLKYQSDMPHIYWAMNFAYGFNLMQMDSAEYFTEKAIALNPSWQLPYANLVFMFADKFRNKEKAKYYLDKINAIDSTTMVATYSNAIFYDVLGDFKKAEYYLMQTIAMDSNHMSAHNLLGNVYLYSNQLELAKTHYLKAIAMDAEYPMAHSNLGFVHYLQQDKKAAEEAFKRAYELDPYGPYFNYNLACFYAGENQSDLAFRYLEAAIQNGWNDYKHLSEDQSLEPLKADSTKWNSLMAKYFSSEQKK
- a CDS encoding CHASE2 domain-containing protein, which gives rise to MKVQTFLHGCVYSLGSLLVLYIIHHLPVNQLFIDPFSEAIKGHDLMDIAFSKFRNHTDPSFYDGRILVLNSGKTDRKKIAHTLDYLNRVDAKAIGLDILLDSFYQLPEDSLLQKSLMGAKQTVLGFTFNEGRYHEDSKIGFYPHPFFDQGNRVGYVNIATNDGFSVRAFEPFHKVEGVDRNAFAVELADLFNPELTSQIRARKSQLEWINFKRVQPGAVNMQYPINSSQVIHYDLIEMDQFLSDTAQYEKEQLANKIVLIGFCGEDENAYSMKDRHYTPLNEQYTGRSHPDMYGVIVHANIISMILDGDYIRDIPESTIYYLAIMLFLFNFFLFKTLHHFNFFRSLPYIRFLQVIEFFIILATCIFLLINLNIKLGFTFLATCVILSFEFYEIYELKLKAKVQVFLDEIGLWTRRNRLISKS
- a CDS encoding sigma-70 family RNA polymerase sigma factor, translated to MQKAIYNEMITGPEVIEAKIKELYKLYYLDVLQYVCNNSGQAEDARDLFQEIALNFLKILQSGTLETIQNEKYYLMGMARNLWLKKVHKEKHTVSYDDVIFNEREDETSQAEEKNTLFELISGKLSEISKECQQIIYQGFYQKKSNSELASIMGYTEQFIKVKKHRCLQGLKKLIVDSPDYRHLKNAF
- a CDS encoding caspase family protein, which encodes MNNCFKILCLSLAGLFWMAQAYGQADRKKALLIGVGKYPEAGGWNSLSSMNDIDLVTKTLLDQGFKKENILILSDEQANKQNILKTITQDFYNKVRPGDIIYFQFSGHGQQAADQNGDEIDGLDECIVPYDSPKKFQSGVNEGEKLIRDEELGQAMENLREKVGPTGHVLVVLDACHSGTGTRGFSQARGTTDIMASPDYLKNNGKKLLAKENNEIKPKSRGGEGVKPLAPMVSFFGSAQNQLNYEMTDEAGQSFGSLSYALTQSIFKVKEGSSYRALFDKIRNEMSRIAPLQQPQVEGELDMDVFNGKMLGKASYFRVLKVLSDHEITINGGQLHGLNKGAIVGLFPADTRDYLSATPMVTGTLTKAFATQSTITLDSALGKNLSELAWVYVLEQSFGDLTIPIGFKMGLSDLEMDLKSWLLDKPFIKHDQQGAKIWFEYPETKPGAMLRIITSDGYPIDSVIIASDLKTPVIFRNKLVKKLRQYLQGQFMKKMEMEAAEIKVTFKIVPVDSIREGMSVDELPALNFGEDGAKKLKVGSLIRILVQNEGIKPAYFNMIDLQPDNLINPLIPGPNDVVEPEELRILPGQKLLMSQTFEIGAPYGQEMFKLIASTKPIDLRSTLGTRGFKQTSPFEKLFMETKDEEIYQTRGGKALSLPSGDINIYSDTFIITENQ